A single Anopheles arabiensis isolate DONGOLA chromosome 2, AaraD3, whole genome shotgun sequence DNA region contains:
- the LOC120896403 gene encoding probable nuclear transport factor 2, whose product MAINPQYEEIGKGFVTQYYALFDDSTQRPSLVNLYNAELSFMTFEGQQIQGAAKILEKLQSLTFQNIKRVLTAVDSQPMFDGGVLINVLGRLQCDEDPPHAYSQTFVLKPLGGTFFCAHDIFRLNIHNSA is encoded by the coding sequence ATGGCCATAAACCCCCAGTACGAGGAGATTGGCAAGGGGTTCGTGACGCAGTACTACGCGCTGTTCGACGACTCGACCCAGCGGCCCAGCCTGGTGAACCTGTACAACGCGGAGCTCTCCTTCATGACGTTCGAGGGGCAACAGATACAGGGCGCCGCCAAGATACTGGAGAAGCTGCAGAGTCTCACGTTTCAGAACATCAAGCGCGTGCTGACGGCGGTCGACTCCCAGCCAATGTTTGACGGTGGCGTGCTGATCAACGTGCTCGGCCGGTTGCAGTGTGACGAGGATCCGCCGCACGCCTACTCCCAGACGTTCGTGCTGAAGCCGCTCGGGGGGACGTTTTTCTGTGCGCACGACATTTTCCGGCTCAACATTCACAACTCGGCATGA